The Pyrenophora tritici-repentis strain M4 chromosome 3, whole genome shotgun sequence genome has a window encoding:
- a CDS encoding Qor, NADPH:quinone reductase and related Zn-dependent oxidoreductase, with the protein MHAIAVTEYGPITNLKTLDLPKPSDPQGHDILVRVKACSVNPVDTKVRAGTYDDYPDYYERTPKLPQILGFDGAGVIESVGSEVINFKPCDEIYYAGSPIRQGSNAEFQLVDSRVVALKPKSLDWGQAAAMPLTWITAYEALVERMEIQKGENAGILIINGAGGVGSVASQIARRVLNLPVVVTTASREETVRFSKHVGGATHTVNHHQDIAAEVEKLKLEVPIKYIFITHTPTSGYLSPAAKICAPFGKVCSIVQDKEMPMYGTEFMAKSLTFVWALLGTKPYYGVDAESHGKILKDLTGMLDDGTIKCHCMQKLKVDEEGLRKAHEIIEGGKAVGKVALEF; encoded by the coding sequence ATGCACGCAATCGCAGTCACCGAATATGGCCCCATAACCAACCTCAAAACACTCGACCTTCCCAAACCCTCTGATCCTCAAGGCCACGACATCCTCGTCCGCGTAAAAGCGTGTTCCGTAAACCCAGTCGACACAAAAGTACGAGCAGGCACCTACGACGACTACCCAGACTACTACGAGCGAACCCCCAAACTGCCCCAAATCCTTGGTTTCGACGGTGCCGGAGTAATCGAAAGCGTCGGATCTGAAGTCATAAACTTCAAACCCTGCGACGAGATCTACTACGCCGGCTCACCCATTCGCCAAGGAAGCAATGCAGAATTCCAGCTCGTAGACTCCCGAGTCGTCGCTCTGAAACCAAAAAGTCTAGATTGGGGTCAAGCTGCCGCTATGCCATTGACATGGATAACCGCCTACGAAGCCCTCGTCGAGCGCATGGAGATTCAAAAAGGTGAAAATGCCGGTATCTTGATCATCAACGGTGCCGGTGGCGTCGGTAGTGTAGCAAGCCAAATCGCACGTCGAGTGCTCAATCTACCCGTCGTCGTCACCACCGCATCGCGAGAAGAGACAGTCAGATTTTCAAAACATGTAGGTGGTGCTACACACACAGTAAACCACCACCAAGACATAGCCGCCGAGGTTGAGAAACTGAAACTCGAGGTACCGATTAAATACATCTTTATTACTCACACACCAACGTCTGGTTATCTTTCCCCCGCAGCCAAAATCTGCGCGCCATTTGGGAAAGTGTGTTCGATTGTTCAGGACAAGGAGATGCCCATGTATGGTACTGAGTTCATGGCCAAGAGTCTGACTTTTGTGTGGGCGCTCCTAGGCACAAAGCCCTACTATGGCGTCGATGCGGAAAGCCACGGGAAGATTCTAAAGGACTTGACTGGCATGTTGGATGATGGGACCATCAAATGTCACTGTATGCAGAAGCTCAAGGTTGATGAGGAAGGGTTGAGGAAAGCGCATGAGATTATCGAAGGCGGCAAGGCTGTTGGGAAAGTCGCTTTGGAGTTTTAA
- a CDS encoding Tymo-45kd-70kd multi-domain protein, protein MPEPKPNPYVMLDSSFQTSSALRQSQHLPRRSDEYRTYSRTAAPLKRDYSYTTQATDTTDETESTCGSQDSTPLASSGALNRAESGLPPTPPSASQDGNSIQDPEPPPLADSVRNSLMSQKSTLSTPVNARSPPTPDPSPPRTTASNVTPERPHLLTYPSSRADSFQTAREEPLSSDRDDSRSVTPAHDHRLSTVEEDRGLGLAFEYVQNDVTPTTTKDRYFPTTPTTPATVHVDTTAGAEEDKGSQTVDDTPDREWNTDLMRNVTIRKKRRPQTTDSPTKISDPAVTVVEAASPTPSNRTRRASSLRERVEASHNSPVTPSIENFAQSIGWPAEPGGMSGERYRDSTNKRLSTASVASTVVSAHVIVTPPRRKQMLRHSGRNMAYRRDVSSPADLGPSTTNSNRNSMVSQFDDLPPRRLVHKRTNIGDRSIRSSTDSNILGSDRIMSPSLSLRQRTIDSSAHTLAHQESIRNVLQPASDILSRHSSGARAGGTYHKRINSAPEPVKRKTQPSKLRNFSELSPPGSPRPRENPTIQVPKVERAPSPTLSPKPRRASPTSRKSKRQPPVITDVRLPTGLENTLPDLPDQGIDGPAERDVFLGASHPLEETRVPPELMERVRRLVAGDPTEEPTFIENSPYPATAEYLNRFSPMDNGSRQIPQGSRFTRPSSRDQKRVSPNRDNFSLSPDMTTRPGLNDRMSSEEMARRSPEWRRCSSGTPGRVSFDQSASRSASRMEEHAMARHLYSQSTPFSQFSDTVEVTEATAVSIYPHNNNSLLVVQQMSRGNSMIQERRQLMTDTHMEPQGGEEVPISPTPPFVDAKESNAELCKEAPSQPTLNFEPSTPPMQIELPQPHGVDIPLQNPRSPPKPPKIMFIPPTPMEELENQLAPGPPGSPQRSDSNPQRRLSVLQRARRYSGNLITPILARASNKPRNNEPQSQNQQNPRVPNLPDEDGALHPFWRPRGFWDGFSDSESDGEEGGLPEGGDTSDIEDDEPEPPRRPNKLNKLKGGLRGSGGFLIGNSLGVERHGTNKRRHHVTLPPNFPRQPRTRSTGRSSPPKVIIQAPAHALGRHGGGGISKRRSTPELRRSPSLSDNVSIEYEQSRRRGSWRQGRSLPGLKKYHVQYIGLSGVKDKIRERRTEKRREKIRRSIGSRYYHEPVTPGSVPGSVTASSE, encoded by the coding sequence ATGCCAGAACCCAAACCCAACCCATATGTCATGCTCGATTCATCTTTTCAAACCTCATCCGCCCTACGCCAATCACAGCACCTACCACGCCGCAGCGACGAATACCGCACCTACTCCAGGACGGCAGCGCCCCTTAAGCGTGACTACTCGTATACCACACAGGCTACCGATACTACCGATGAGACGGAATCGACCTGTGGCAGCCAGGACAGCACGCCCCTGGCCTCATCGGGCGCATTGAATCGAGCTGAGAGCGGTCTGCCACCCACTCCGCCCTCTGCCTCACAGGACGGCAATTCAATCCAAGACCCGGAGCCGCCTCCACTGGCCGACAGCGTCCGCAACTCCCTCATGTCCCAGAAGTCGACCCTCAGCACTCCCGTCAATGCGCGCAGTCCGCCCACGCCCGATCCTAGCCCGCCGCGAACGACGGCTTCCAATGTCACACCCGAGCGACCGCACTTGCTTACCTACCCATCCTCGCGCGCAGACTCGTTCCAGACGGCGCGTGAAGAACCTCTCTCCTCGGATCGTGACGACAGCAGGTCGGTGACACCCGCACACGACCACCGACTGAGCACGGTGGAAGAGGATAGGGGTCTCGGACTGGCGTTTGAATATGTCCAGAATGATGTCACGCCTACCACCACCAAGGACCGTTATTTCCCCACTACTCCCACAACGCCCGCTACGGTCCATGTGGATACGACGGCCGGCGCAGAAGAGGACAAGGGATCCCAGACGGTGGACGACACCCCAGATCGGGAGTGGAACACAGACCTCATGCGCAATGTAACAATAAGAAAGAAACGCAGACCTCAGACCACCGACTCTCCCACCAAAATATCCGACCCTGCCGTCACCGTTGTCGAAGCCGCGTCTCCTACTCCCAGCAACCGGACCCGACGCGCCTCCAGTCTGCGCGAACGCGTTGAGGCGAGCCACAACAGCCCCGTTACGCCGTCCATCGAAAATTTTGCCCAGTCCATCGGGTGGCCTGCTGAGCCGGGAGGCATGTCAGGGGAGAGGTATCGGGATTCCACAAACAAGCGACTTTCAACCGCCTCGGTGGCATCGACGGTAGTGTCGGCTCATGTCATAGTCACCCCACCGCGAAGAAAACAAATGCTAAGACACTCTGGAAGGAACATGGCTTACAGAAGAGACGTCAGCTCTCCGGCTGATTTGGGTCCCAGCACCACTAACTCGAACCGCAACTCCATGGTCTCTCAGTTCGATGATCTGCCACCCCGCCGTCTGGTACATAAGAGGACCAATATCGGCGATAGATCCATACGGTCTAGCACCGACTCTAACATTCTAGGCTCCGACCGTATCATGTCACCCTCCCTATCGCTACGGCAAAGAACCATCGACAGTTCGGCACACACCCTCGCACATCAAGAGTCCATTCGCAATGTTCTACAGCCTGCGTCAGATATACTGAGCAGACACAGTTCAGGAGCCCGGGCTGGTGGTACCTATCACAAGCGTATCAACTCTGCGCCTGAGCCTGTGAAGCGTAAGACGCAGCCTTCGAAACTGAGGAACTTCTCCGAACTTTCACCCCCAGGAAGTCCACGCCCAAGAGAGAACCCCACTATTCAGGTACCCAAGGTTGAGCGAGCACCGTCACCCACGCTTTCACCAAAGCCTCGTCGTGCGTCACCTACCTCACGTAAATCGAAACGTCAGCCACCAGTTATTACTGATGTGAGACTGCCGACTGGCCTGGAGAACACGCTTCCCGACCTTCCGGACCAGGGTATCGATGGACCAGCTGAGCGAGATGTCTTCCTGGGTGCAAGTCATCCTCTCGAAGAGACTCGTGTACCGCCCGAATTGATGGAACGAGTCCGCCGTCTCGTCGCAGGTGATCCCACAGAAGAGCCTACGTTCATTGAAAATAGTCCGTACCCTGCTACGGCTGAATATTTGAACAGATTCTCGCCAATGGACAATGGGTCACGACAGATTCCACAAGGCTCGCGCTTTACAAGACCTAGCTCCCGAGACCAAAAGCGGGTATCTCCTAATCGGGACAACTTTTCTCTGTCTCCCGATATGACTACACGGCCCGGATTGAATGATCGCATGTCGAGTGAAGAGATGGCGCGCCGCAGTCCTGAGTGGCGCCGATGCTCCTCAGGGACGCCCGGTCGTGTTAGCTTCGATCAGTCAGCTTCACGGTCAGCGTCAAGGATGGAAGAGCACGCCATGGCTCGACATCTGTATTCACAATCAACACCCTTCTCTCAGTTTTCCGATACAGTCGAAGTCACTGAGGCGACGGCTGTGAGCATTTACCCTCACAACAACAATTCCCTTCTTGTTGTGCAGCAAATGTCTCGTGGTAACTCGATGATTCAAGAACGTCGTCAGCTGATGACTGATACCCACATGGAACCCCAGGGTGGGGAAGAGGTACCGATATCGCCGACGCCGCCCTTTGTTGATGCCAAGGAGAGTAATGCGGAACTTTGCAAGGAAGCACCATCGCAGCCGACCCTCAACTTTGAGCCTTCGACTCCTCCAATGCAGATCGAGCTACCTCAGCCTCATGGTGTGGACATTCCCCTTCAGAACCCTCGAAGCCCACCAAAGCCACCGAAGATCATGTTCATTCCTCCTACGCCGATGGAGGAGCTAGAGAATCAACTAGCACCAGGGCCACCCGGTTCGCCACAGCGATCAGACTCAAATCCTCAACGAAGGCTATCCGTCTTACAACGAGCACGGAGATATTCGGGCAATCTCATTACGCCTATCCTTGCCCGCGCCTCCAACAAACCCCGTAACAACGAACCGCAAAGCCAGAACCAGCAAAACCCTCGTGTGCCCAATTTGCCAGATGAAGATGGCGCTCTCCATCCCTTCTGGCGACCTCGCGGTTTCTGGGACGGCTTCTCAGACAGCGAGTCCGATGGCGAAGAGGGTGGTCTTCCAGAAGGCGGCGACACAAGCGACATTGAAGATGACGAGCCCGAGCCACCCCGACGACCCAACAAACTCAACAAACTCAAGGGAGGTCTCCGCGGCTCCGGCGGCTTCCTCATTGGAAACTCTCTAGGCGTGGAACGTCATGGCACAAATAAACGCCGCCATCATGTCACGCTCCCGCCAAACTTCCCGCGCCAACCACGTACCCGCTCAACCGGTCGTTCCTCTCCACCAAAAGTCATCATTCAAGCTCCCGCGCATGCTCTCGGTCGACacggcggcggcggcatCTCAAAGCGTCGTTCAACCCCCGAACTACGCCGCAGTCCTTCGCTCTCTGATAATGTGTCTATCGAGTACGAGCAGTCAAGGCGTCGCGGCTCCTGGAGACAGGGACGCAGTCTTCCCGGGTTGAAGAAATACCACGTCCAGTACATTGGGCTGTCGGGCGTTAAAGACAAGATTCGGGAAAGAAGAACAGAAAAGCGCAGGGAGAAGATTAGGAGGAGTATTGGTAGTAGATACTATCATGAGCCTGTCACCCCGGGTTCTGTACCAGGTTCAGTGACAGCGTCGTCGGAGTAA